A genomic region of Deltaproteobacteria bacterium contains the following coding sequences:
- a CDS encoding anthranilate synthase component 1, translating into MSPRSLAAGETLALSRTYAHCPDPVTLFSELAEGGRWPNTLLLESAETSTQAGEKSLLVVRSALRARCTGREVEITSLNANGRSLLPWIARSLGRDVLVKDDGSTFVVRYEAPVAGDEEARLHAPSPMDVLRGMVLSLRPRASERTLLPLAAGVFSYDLLGQYETLPPPAADPLGWPEFELCLADQVVWLNHRQGSATVVLQVFGGEHAEGVYHDATSAMVRLGEALQRSAGAVGGAGAVDEGQDSRGKTPSVPTVDLDDAGYGTLVQTLKQHIVAGDVFQIVPSRTFSLPCRDALAAYRVLRRLNPSPYMFFVHGTRGVLFGASPETALKVEGRPPRVEIRPIAGTRPRGKSADGRIDRDLDSRLEADLRLDEKELAEHLMLVDLARNDVARVSVPGTRAVSRLLGVDRYSHVMHLVSHVEGELRPELDALHAYAATMNMGTLVGAPKLKAAELLRLHEATARGPYGGAVGYLAQDGAFDTAIVIRSAVVQHGLGHVRAGAGVVYDSEPAAEAAETRRKAEAVLEALRQTHDGSEP; encoded by the coding sequence GTGAGCCCTCGGTCCCTCGCCGCCGGTGAGACCCTGGCGCTGTCGCGCACGTACGCCCACTGTCCCGATCCGGTGACGCTCTTCTCCGAGCTCGCCGAGGGGGGGCGGTGGCCGAACACGCTGCTGCTCGAGTCGGCCGAGACCTCCACGCAGGCGGGGGAGAAGAGCCTCCTCGTCGTGCGGAGCGCCCTTCGCGCGCGGTGCACCGGTCGCGAGGTCGAGATCACCTCCCTCAACGCCAACGGGCGGAGCTTGCTCCCCTGGATCGCGCGGTCGCTCGGCCGGGACGTCCTCGTGAAGGACGACGGCAGCACCTTCGTCGTGCGTTACGAGGCGCCGGTCGCCGGCGACGAGGAGGCGCGCCTCCACGCCCCCTCGCCCATGGATGTCCTCAGGGGCATGGTGCTCTCGTTGCGCCCTCGCGCGAGCGAGCGAACGCTCCTGCCGCTCGCCGCCGGGGTCTTCTCCTACGACCTGCTCGGCCAGTACGAGACGCTGCCCCCGCCTGCGGCCGACCCGCTGGGCTGGCCGGAGTTCGAGCTCTGCCTGGCGGACCAGGTGGTCTGGCTCAATCACCGGCAGGGTTCGGCGACGGTGGTCCTGCAGGTCTTCGGGGGCGAGCACGCCGAGGGGGTCTACCACGACGCGACCTCCGCCATGGTGCGCCTCGGCGAGGCGCTGCAGCGCTCGGCGGGGGCGGTCGGCGGGGCCGGCGCGGTCGACGAGGGGCAGGATTCGCGCGGGAAGACGCCGTCGGTGCCGACGGTGGACCTCGACGACGCCGGGTACGGGACCCTCGTGCAGACCCTCAAGCAGCACATCGTGGCCGGCGACGTGTTCCAGATCGTCCCCTCGCGCACCTTCTCGCTCCCCTGTCGGGACGCCCTCGCCGCGTATCGCGTGCTGCGGCGGCTCAACCCGAGCCCGTACATGTTCTTCGTGCACGGCACGCGCGGCGTCCTATTCGGCGCCTCTCCGGAGACGGCGCTCAAGGTGGAGGGACGGCCGCCGCGGGTGGAGATTCGCCCGATCGCCGGCACCCGGCCTCGCGGCAAGAGCGCGGACGGTCGCATCGACCGGGACCTGGACAGCCGCCTGGAGGCCGACCTGCGGCTCGACGAGAAGGAGCTCGCCGAGCACCTCATGCTGGTGGACCTGGCGCGCAACGACGTGGCGCGCGTGAGCGTGCCGGGGACGCGCGCCGTCTCGCGCCTCCTCGGCGTGGACCGCTATTCGCACGTCATGCACCTCGTCTCGCACGTCGAGGGCGAGCTGCGGCCGGAGCTCGACGCCCTCCACGCGTACGCGGCCACCATGAACATGGGGACGCTGGTGGGGGCGCCGAAGCTGAAGGCCGCGGAGCTGCTCCGCCTGCACGAGGCCACCGCGCGAGGGCCGTACGGCGGTGCGGTCGGCTACCTGGCGCAGGACGGGGCCTTCGATACAGCGATCGTGATCCGCTCGGCGGTGGTGCAGCACGGGCTCGGTCACGTGCGGGCGGGCGCGGGAGTGGTCTACGACTCGGAGCCCGCGGCCGAGGCGGCCGAGACGCGGCGCAAGGCCGAGGCGGTGCTCGAGGCTCTGCGGCAGACCCACGACGGGAGCGAGCCATGA
- the aroF gene encoding 3-deoxy-7-phosphoheptulonate synthase translates to MIIVLKRGATQAEADEILAHIEEKGCKPLCMPGIERTVLGAIGDERVLGALHLEGYPQVESVKPILAPYKMVSREMHPHDTLIPLGNGSVGGGRFTVIAGPCAVESLEQLEETARRVKEHGAHALRGGAFKPRSSPYSFQGLGLEGLKILAAVGRSTGLPTVTEVVEVADVEAVAEHADVLQVGARNMQNFRLLKALGDCKKPIILKRGMAATIEDLLMAAEYVVSTGNPHVILCERGIKTFETATRNTLDLNAIPFIKQRSHLPVIVDPSHGTGIRELVAPMARAAVACGADGVMVEVHRDPAHALSDGQQSLYPDQFSALMRALQPFVEAAGKTL, encoded by the coding sequence ATGATCATCGTGTTGAAGAGGGGCGCGACGCAGGCGGAGGCGGACGAGATCCTCGCCCACATCGAGGAGAAGGGGTGCAAGCCGCTGTGCATGCCGGGGATCGAGCGCACCGTGCTCGGCGCCATCGGTGACGAGCGCGTGCTCGGGGCGCTCCACCTGGAAGGCTACCCGCAGGTGGAGAGCGTCAAGCCGATCCTGGCGCCCTACAAGATGGTGAGTCGGGAGATGCACCCGCACGACACGCTGATCCCGCTCGGGAACGGGAGCGTGGGGGGCGGGCGCTTCACCGTGATCGCCGGACCGTGCGCCGTGGAGAGCCTCGAGCAGCTCGAGGAGACGGCGCGTCGCGTGAAGGAGCACGGCGCGCACGCGCTGCGCGGGGGCGCCTTCAAGCCCCGAAGCAGCCCGTACAGCTTCCAGGGGCTCGGCCTCGAGGGGCTGAAGATCCTCGCCGCGGTGGGGCGCAGCACGGGGCTGCCCACGGTGACGGAGGTCGTGGAGGTGGCGGACGTCGAGGCGGTGGCCGAGCACGCCGACGTGCTCCAGGTCGGGGCGCGGAACATGCAGAACTTCCGGCTCCTGAAGGCCCTCGGGGACTGCAAAAAGCCGATCATCTTGAAGCGCGGGATGGCGGCGACGATCGAGGATCTCCTGATGGCGGCCGAGTACGTGGTGAGCACGGGGAACCCGCACGTCATTCTGTGCGAGCGCGGGATCAAGACCTTCGAGACGGCGACCCGCAACACGCTCGACCTGAACGCCATCCCCTTCATCAAGCAACGCTCGCACCTGCCGGTGATCGTGGACCCGTCGCACGGGACGGGGATCCGGGAGCTCGTGGCGCCGATGGCGCGGGCGGCGGTGGCCTGCGGCGCCGACGGCGTGATGGTCGAGGTGCACCGCGACCCGGCCCACGCGCTCTCCGACGGGCAGCAGTCCCTCTACCCCGACCAGTTCAGCGCGCTGATGCGGGCCCTGCAGCCCTTCGTCGAAGCGGCCGGAAAGACCCTGTGA
- a CDS encoding aminodeoxychorismate/anthranilate synthase component II has product MSASARVTRRPTVDQRSLQAEGAEEAGPLSVLLIDNFDSFSYNLVEELRRRQAEVIVFRNDVPALRALEHLLAQPPPRLLVLSPGPGTPAEAGCCLELARLAEGRVPLFGVCLGHQALVEAFGGVVAFAGEVVHGKASLVEHSGRGLFSGLPSPLRVGRYHSLAATRVPPVLEVTARHGEIVMAVEHSHHPMAGVQFHPESILTPLGGPLMDRLVAWATAAEVAR; this is encoded by the coding sequence ATGAGTGCGTCGGCGAGAGTGACCAGGCGACCGACCGTGGATCAACGGAGCTTGCAGGCCGAGGGGGCAGAGGAGGCCGGGCCGCTCAGCGTCCTGCTGATCGACAACTTCGACTCCTTCTCCTACAACCTGGTCGAGGAGCTGCGGCGGCGTCAGGCCGAGGTCATCGTCTTCCGCAACGACGTGCCGGCGCTCCGCGCCCTCGAGCACCTCCTCGCGCAGCCCCCTCCGCGGCTCCTCGTGCTCTCCCCGGGGCCCGGTACCCCCGCCGAGGCGGGGTGCTGTCTCGAGCTGGCGCGCCTGGCCGAAGGGCGGGTGCCTCTCTTCGGCGTTTGCCTGGGCCACCAGGCGCTCGTGGAGGCCTTCGGCGGCGTCGTGGCCTTCGCCGGTGAGGTCGTGCACGGGAAGGCCTCGCTGGTGGAGCACTCGGGGCGGGGCCTCTTCAGCGGGCTCCCGTCCCCGCTGCGCGTCGGCCGCTACCATTCGCTGGCGGCGACCCGCGTGCCGCCGGTCCTCGAGGTCACCGCGCGCCACGGCGAGATCGTGATGGCCGTCGAGCACAGCCACCATCCGATGGCCGGCGTGCAGTTCCACCCCGAATCGATCCTGACGCCGCTCGGCGGTCCGCTCATGGATCGTCTCGTCGCCTGGGCCACCGCCGCCGAGGTGGCGCGATGA